One Chryseobacterium wanjuense genomic region harbors:
- the argC gene encoding N-acetyl-gamma-glutamyl-phosphate reductase encodes MKTVGIVGANGYTGSELVRLLAFHPHVSLRFLYSRSNSGTKISDLYPDLATICGMVLTDQPEDVDILFLCLPHKESQNWLVQNGVDDETLVIDLGNDFRLDRSFGNRNFIYGLPEINKKQLLGAKSIANPGCFATAIQLALLPLAQKGLLNEVYTTGITGSTGAGQSLQATTHFTWRNDNISAYKTLTHQHVDEILQQLVSFNTNEISLNFVSWRGDFARGIFTSSTVKTDVELSDIEQLYQDFYADEPFVKVSDKAIDLKQVVNTNRCMIHIEKSGNVAVIHSVIDNLLKGASGQAVQNMNIAMGWEENSGLNLKPIAF; translated from the coding sequence ATGAAAACAGTAGGAATTGTAGGCGCTAACGGTTACACGGGAAGCGAATTGGTACGTCTGCTGGCTTTTCATCCCCATGTGTCATTGCGTTTTTTATATAGTCGTTCAAATTCGGGGACAAAAATTTCAGATTTGTACCCGGATTTAGCGACAATTTGTGGAATGGTTTTAACCGATCAGCCTGAAGATGTAGATATTTTGTTTCTATGCCTTCCTCACAAAGAAAGTCAGAATTGGCTGGTTCAAAATGGTGTAGACGATGAAACTTTAGTAATCGATTTAGGAAATGATTTTCGTTTGGATAGAAGCTTTGGAAACAGAAATTTTATCTACGGTTTACCTGAAATCAACAAAAAACAACTTTTAGGAGCAAAAAGTATTGCGAATCCGGGATGTTTTGCAACAGCGATTCAATTGGCTTTGCTTCCATTGGCTCAAAAAGGTTTGTTGAATGAAGTGTATACGACGGGAATTACGGGCTCGACGGGTGCGGGTCAGTCTTTGCAGGCAACGACGCATTTTACATGGAGGAATGATAATATTTCAGCCTATAAAACTTTGACGCATCAGCATGTGGATGAGATTTTACAGCAGTTAGTTTCTTTCAATACGAATGAAATCAGTCTAAATTTTGTTTCATGGAGAGGAGATTTTGCGAGAGGAATTTTTACGAGTTCCACGGTGAAAACAGATGTAGAACTTTCAGATATTGAGCAATTGTATCAGGATTTTTATGCAGATGAGCCTTTTGTAAAGGTAAGTGATAAAGCAATTGATTTAAAACAGGTTGTCAACACGAATCGTTGTATGATTCATATAGAAAAGAGTGGAAATGTTGCCGTTATTCACTCAGTGATTGATAATTTGTTGAAAGGAGCGTCCGGACAGGCGGTTCAAAACATGAATATTGCCATGGGTTGGGAAGAAAATTCAGGATTAAACTTGAAACCAATTGCATTTTAA
- the argG gene encoding argininosuccinate synthase, whose product MNKKVVLAFSGGLDTSYCAKYLSEILGYDVYAVTVNTGGFSKEEEKELEKRALNLGVKEYRCVDAQEDYYNSCVKYLIFGNVLKNNTYPLSVSAERTIQAQEIAKCAIEIGADAIAHGSTGAGNDQVRFDLIFQVMCPNVEIITPIRDMSLSREEEIEFLKNYGYEKEFQKAQYSVNKGLWGTSVGGKETLTSRNYLPEEAFPSQIKEDQPSELEIEFKNGEVVAVNGENFEYSVYAIQKIEELASAYGIGRDIHVGDTIVGIKGRVGFEAAAASVIIKAHHLLEKHTLSKYQQMMKSQLSDWYGNWLHEALFLDPVMRNIESFLIDSQKTVSGKVFVTLHPYRFILNGIESEHDLMSDKFGSYGEANRAWTGEDVKGYTKIVSNSLNIYHQINGEKI is encoded by the coding sequence ATGAACAAGAAAGTCGTCTTAGCGTTTAGCGGAGGTTTAGATACCTCATACTGTGCTAAATATCTCAGTGAAATACTGGGATATGATGTGTATGCAGTTACTGTAAATACCGGAGGTTTTTCTAAAGAAGAGGAAAAAGAGCTGGAAAAAAGAGCCCTGAATCTTGGGGTAAAAGAATACAGGTGCGTAGATGCTCAGGAAGATTATTATAATTCTTGTGTGAAATATTTGATTTTTGGTAATGTCTTGAAAAACAATACATATCCACTTTCTGTAAGTGCTGAACGTACGATTCAGGCACAGGAAATTGCAAAATGTGCGATTGAAATCGGGGCTGATGCGATTGCTCATGGAAGTACAGGTGCTGGAAACGATCAGGTTCGTTTCGACTTGATTTTTCAGGTAATGTGTCCAAATGTAGAAATTATTACGCCAATTCGTGATATGTCTTTGTCCCGTGAAGAAGAAATTGAATTTTTGAAAAATTACGGCTATGAAAAAGAATTCCAAAAAGCGCAATACTCTGTGAATAAAGGACTTTGGGGAACCTCAGTGGGTGGAAAAGAAACCTTGACCTCAAGAAATTACCTTCCTGAAGAAGCTTTTCCTTCACAAATTAAAGAAGATCAGCCATCAGAATTGGAAATTGAGTTCAAAAATGGTGAGGTAGTGGCGGTGAATGGAGAAAATTTTGAATATTCGGTTTATGCCATTCAAAAGATTGAAGAATTGGCATCGGCTTACGGAATTGGTCGCGATATCCACGTTGGAGATACGATTGTTGGAATTAAAGGAAGGGTTGGTTTTGAAGCAGCGGCGGCATCTGTGATCATTAAAGCGCACCATTTATTGGAAAAACATACGCTTTCAAAATATCAGCAAATGATGAAGTCCCAATTATCCGATTGGTACGGAAACTGGCTTCACGAAGCACTTTTCTTGGATCCGGTGATGAGAAATATCGAATCTTTTTTAATTGATTCTCAAAAAACAGTGAGCGGAAAAGTTTTTGTAACCCTTCATCCTTACCGATTTATTTTAAATGGAATTGAATCTGAACATGATTTAATGTCCGATAAATTCGGAAGCTACGGCGAAGCAAACAGAGCTTGGACGGGCGAAGATGTGAAAGGTTACACGAAAATTGTAAGCAATTCTTTAAATATATATCATCAGATTAACGGAGAAAAGATATGA
- a CDS encoding GNAT family N-acetyltransferase — MEIEISSSIHLMYVSEIQQEMYDSAQRRGTGIAKRSIEYLSKKISEGNAVIASENGEWVGFCYIETWSHGQFVANSGLIVSPKFRERGAATLIKNKVFQLSRDKYPNAKIFGLTTGLAVMKINSDLGYKPVIYSELTQDEEFWNGCKNCVNYDILMKKERKNCLCTAMLFVPENITKNGVAYTQPEIKYNNEQESRLSV, encoded by the coding sequence ATGGAAATAGAAATTTCCTCATCCATACATCTGATGTATGTGAGTGAAATACAGCAGGAAATGTACGATTCTGCACAGCGAAGAGGGACGGGTATTGCAAAACGTTCCATAGAATATTTAAGTAAAAAAATTTCAGAGGGTAATGCTGTGATAGCTTCTGAAAACGGTGAGTGGGTGGGTTTCTGTTATATAGAAACCTGGTCGCATGGTCAGTTTGTGGCCAATTCCGGATTGATCGTTTCTCCGAAATTCAGGGAAAGGGGAGCTGCAACTTTAATTAAGAATAAGGTTTTCCAACTATCTAGAGACAAATATCCGAATGCAAAGATTTTTGGATTGACTACAGGTCTTGCTGTAATGAAAATCAACAGTGATTTAGGTTATAAGCCTGTAATTTATTCTGAACTGACTCAGGATGAAGAATTCTGGAATGGTTGTAAAAACTGTGTGAATTATGATATTCTCATGAAAAAAGAACGTAAAAACTGCCTTTGCACGGCAATGCTTTTCGTTCCTGAAAATATAACAAAAAATGGTGTTGCGTATACGCAACCGGAAATTAAATATAATAATGAACAAGAAAGTCGTCTTAGCGTTTAG
- a CDS encoding IS1/IS1595 family N-terminal zinc-binding domain-containing protein, translated as METHCPKCNSNKIVKSGIVNEKQRFLCKNCNYYFTVKKLGKKIDDYYVTKALQLYLEGLSFREIERIIGVSHVTISSWIKKYNITRPPHSEFHPVYKILKQNELIEYMSKEENIKNSGLIITQFADKYMLIKWERFKK; from the coding sequence ATGGAAACTCACTGTCCAAAATGCAACAGCAATAAAATCGTAAAAAGCGGAATCGTCAATGAAAAACAACGTTTCCTATGCAAAAACTGCAACTATTATTTTACCGTAAAAAAACTCGGAAAAAAAATAGATGATTATTACGTAACGAAAGCATTACAGCTTTATCTTGAGGGTTTAAGTTTCCGCGAAATAGAAAGGATTATCGGAGTTTCTCATGTTACTATTAGTTCATGGATCAAGAAATATAATATCACCAGACCCCCACATTCAGAATTTCATCCGGTGTATAAAATTTTAAAGCAAAATGAACTTATTGAATACATGTCTAAAGAAGAAAATATTAAAAATTCCGGACTTATTATCACTCAGTTTGCAGATAAATATATGCTGATCAAATGGGAAA